One window of Perca flavescens isolate YP-PL-M2 chromosome 15, PFLA_1.0, whole genome shotgun sequence genomic DNA carries:
- the LOC114570103 gene encoding gastrula zinc finger protein XlCGF26.1: MSSIQLLRVLVNERLSAAAEEIFEAVKKTIVNYEEEILLSKREIHRQRRMLRTVLQPEIKINKHSGQPQLALSVWDEDLTSDQQQQQQHCDQEWSSGLNQDDLEPPQTEKSQEDDPSSSQEDEDEEEEEEEENTIRFIFTPPYVKNQPQSSYHSAKGEGDPLPSTSAEQDQPKVQDDGAASSSCSAAEHEDSDEEWRGSAGSQSSDSDSGRKSKVRKQPRLPTSPKLPPTKKAKSRICCKVCGKAFHANVSLVNHMEVHPKDICGVCGECFETEESFEVHLKTHVRAEICKVCGKCFGASSSLETHMRIHTGEKPFNCSECGKSFNCRHNMMRHIRIHTGEKPYPCTVCGKCFNDYSTLKRHLLVHVHKKNHDADNTSENENANDAEKKTKTSSAKKQQTRTICEVCGKTFHSVVSLVNHAKSHATDLCGVCGTHFDSEENLKLHLKTHKNGKVCEVCGKCFDSQANLEMHMRIHTGEKPFLCSECGKSFNCRHNMMRHIRTHTGEKPYLCNICGRCFSDHSTLKQHSSTHTGEKPHRCEVCGKGFHRKTYVRLHMKSHTTEK; encoded by the exons ATGTCCAGCATTCAGCTTCTCCGAGTGCTCGTTAACGAGCGGCTGTCTGCGGCCGCTGAGGAGATCTTCGAGGCGGTTAAAAAAACCATCGTTAACTACGAGGAGGAGATCCTGCTCTCTAAACGGGAGATCCACCGGCAGCGCAGGATGCTGCGGACAGTTTTACaacctgaaataaaaataaacaaacactcAG GTCAACCACAGCTGGCTCTCTCCGTCTGGGACGAGGACTTGACCTcggaccagcagcagcagcagcaacactgTGATCAGGAGTGGAGCTCCGGTCTGAACCAGGATGACCTGGAGCCCCCCCAAACTGAGAAGAGCCAGGAGGATGACCCCTCCAGCAGCCAGGAAgacgaggacgaggaggaggaggaggaggaagagaacaCCATCAGGTTCATCTTCACTCCTCCGTACGTGAAGAACCAGCCTCAGTCCAGTTACCACAGCGCTAAAGGAGAAGGAGATCCTCTGCCGAGCACTTCAGCTGAGCAGGATCAGCCCAAGGTTCAGGACGACGGCGCCGCGTCCTCCAGCTGTTCTGCAGCCGAACACGAAGACAGCGACGAGGAGTGGCGGGGCAGCGCCGGATCTCAGAGCAGCGACAGCGACAGCGGCCGCAAGTCGAAGGTGAGGAAGCAGCCTCGTCTACCGACGTCCCCGAAACTGCCCCCGACCAAAAAAGCCAAATCGCGAATCTGCTGTAAAGTCTGCGGGAAAGCCTTTCACGCCAACGTCTCTCTGGTGAATCACATGGAGGTTCACCCAAAGGACATCTGCGGCGTGTGCGGGGAATGTTTCGAGACCGAGGAGAGCTTTGAAGTTCACCTGAAGACGCACGTGAGAGCTGAAATCTGCAAAGTCTGCGGCAAATGTTTCGGAGCCTCCAGCTCCCTGGAGACGCACATGAGGATCCACACGGGGGAGAAGCCGTTCAACTGCAGCGAATGTGGAAAATCCTTCAACTGTCGCCACAACATGATGCGACACATCAGGATACACACGGGGGAAAAGCCGTATCCTTGCACCGTCTGCGGCAAATGCTTCAATGACTACTCCACGTTGAAACGCCACCTGCTGGTCCACGTGCACAAGAAGAACCACGACGCGGATAACACATCGGAAAACGAAAACGCCAACGACGCCGAGAAGAAGACGAAGACATCATCAGCGAAAAAGCAGCAGACTCGGACCATATGCGAAGTGTGCGGGAAAACGTTTCACTCCGTGGTTTCGCTGGTGAATCACGCCAAAAGTCACGCCACGGACCTCTGCGGCGTGTGCGGGACGCATTTCGACTCTGAGGAAAACCTCAAACTTCACCTGAAAACGCACAAGAACGGGAAGGTCTGCGAAGTGTGCGGGAAGTGTTTCGACAGTCAGGCGAACCTGGAGATGCACATGAGGATCCACACGGGCGAGAAGCCCTTTCTCTGCAGCGAGTGCGGCAAATCCTTCAACTGCCGACACAACATGATGCGACACATCAGGACCCACACGGGAGAGAAACCCTACCTGTGCAACATCTGCGGCCGCTGCTTCAGTGACCACTCCACGCTGAAACAGCACAGCAGCACGCACACCGGAGAGAAGCCGCACCGCTGTGAGGTCTGCGGTAAAGGCTTCCACCGAAAGACATACGTCAGGCTTCACATGAAGAGCCACACAACTGAGAAGTGA